One Ignavibacteriota bacterium DNA window includes the following coding sequences:
- a CDS encoding RNA methyltransferase, translated as MTEKRKEKMLSVIRRRQPGLTVVMEDIHDPHNVSAMLRSSDAVGITEVQLLYVGEKFPKLGRKSSASANKWISRRQFKTVEECFAKLHDEGFVIYATHLGKKSKMLYELDLTKKVAFVFGNEHRGVSDEAAKLSDENFLIPQVGMIESLNVSVACAVTLYEAFRQRLKAEMYDSSQFSEEELQHMFDAWSRK; from the coding sequence ATGACTGAGAAACGAAAAGAAAAGATGCTCTCGGTGATTCGCCGACGACAGCCGGGATTGACAGTTGTGATGGAAGATATTCATGACCCGCATAACGTGAGCGCGATGCTTCGTTCTTCCGATGCAGTGGGAATTACGGAAGTGCAACTTCTTTACGTCGGTGAAAAATTTCCGAAGTTGGGAAGGAAAAGTTCTGCAAGCGCAAACAAATGGATTTCCCGCCGTCAATTTAAAACCGTCGAAGAATGTTTTGCAAAATTGCATGATGAGGGCTTCGTTATTTACGCAACACATCTCGGAAAGAAATCAAAAATGCTGTACGAACTTGATTTGACGAAGAAGGTTGCGTTCGTCTTCGGGAACGAACACCGCGGCGTTTCGGATGAAGCGGCAAAACTCTCTGATGAAAATTTTCTTATTCCTCAGGTTGGAATGATTGAAAGTCTCAATGTTTCTGTTGCTTGCGCGGTAACATTGTATGAAGCATTTCGTCAGAGATTGAAGGCGGAAATGTATGACTCGTCGCAATTCAGTGAAGAAGAACTTCAGCACATGTTTGATGCGTGGTCAAGAAAGTGA
- a CDS encoding alpha/beta hydrolase: protein MVKKVNGRHYYISIDNCKIHVEEAGEGKPLVLVHGLGGSLMWQRVVEPLSEHFRLFVLDLPGFGESESSNKTYSTKEHAELLVKILQHFTLENISLAGVSYGGQVAATFAAMYPERVEKLVLTCSTGLAPTPFIISNTVLRELFSFVVKVVILTNQALLCLMGRRSFYDVASRPEDLCRKFFEQLSKPGHQDAWLNCLYNVFTGGREFKQKLTEIQTPTLILWGENDVTVVPKHGREFQNLIPNSTLQLFSECAHSVPLEIPKELTGALRSFCMG, encoded by the coding sequence GTGGTCAAGAAAGTGAACGGTCGGCATTATTACATTTCAATTGATAACTGTAAGATTCATGTAGAAGAAGCCGGTGAAGGGAAACCGTTGGTTCTCGTTCACGGCTTGGGCGGCTCGCTGATGTGGCAGAGGGTTGTCGAACCGCTATCAGAACATTTCCGTCTGTTTGTTCTTGATTTACCCGGTTTTGGAGAATCGGAATCATCAAACAAAACCTATTCTACGAAAGAACACGCGGAACTCCTTGTTAAAATCTTACAACATTTTACTCTTGAAAACATTTCTCTCGCCGGTGTTTCATACGGCGGGCAAGTTGCCGCGACCTTTGCGGCAATGTATCCTGAACGAGTTGAAAAATTAGTGCTCACCTGCAGTACGGGATTGGCGCCAACTCCGTTCATCATTTCAAATACGGTTCTCCGGGAACTGTTTTCTTTTGTTGTGAAAGTAGTTATCCTCACAAACCAAGCATTGCTTTGTTTGATGGGACGCCGTTCGTTTTATGATGTTGCTTCCCGACCCGAAGATTTATGCCGGAAGTTCTTCGAGCAACTTTCCAAACCGGGACATCAAGATGCGTGGCTGAATTGTCTTTATAATGTGTTCACCGGAGGAAGGGAATTCAAACAGAAATTAACAGAGATACAAACACCAACACTAATTCTTTGGGGTGAGAATGATGTAACTGTTGTACCTAAGCACGGGAGAGAATTTCAGAACCTCATTCCAAATTCCACACTTCAGTTGTTTTCGGAATGTGCACACTCGGTACCTTTAGAAATACCAAAAGAGTTAACCGGTGCGTTACGAAGTTTTTGTATGGGCTGA
- a CDS encoding uracil-DNA glycosylase, with amino-acid sequence MKHLQQLQRSIVQCHKCPRLVEWRETIAQEKVARFCEQEYWGKPVPSFGDANAKLLIVGLAPAAHGANRTGRMFTGDQSGLWLYRALHKFGFASHANSVSRDDEMKLNDCYITATVRCAPPQNKPTKEESLNCRPYLLEELKTMKNINVIIALGKIAHDAVFDSIVSLGKTSLTKRPVFKHNSSVQLNEDIILLASYHPSQQNTFTKRLTQPMFDSVFRKAKEYSK; translated from the coding sequence ATGAAACATCTCCAACAATTACAACGCTCCATTGTTCAATGCCACAAGTGTCCGCGACTTGTTGAATGGCGCGAAACCATAGCACAGGAAAAAGTTGCCCGCTTTTGCGAACAGGAATATTGGGGAAAACCTGTTCCGAGTTTCGGCGATGCAAATGCAAAACTCCTCATTGTAGGATTGGCTCCGGCGGCGCATGGTGCAAATAGAACAGGACGAATGTTTACCGGCGACCAGAGTGGATTGTGGCTTTACCGGGCTCTGCACAAGTTCGGGTTTGCTTCTCATGCGAATTCAGTTTCCAGAGATGATGAGATGAAATTAAACGATTGTTACATTACCGCAACTGTACGATGCGCTCCACCTCAGAACAAACCGACAAAAGAAGAGTCTCTAAACTGTCGCCCGTATTTACTTGAAGAGTTGAAAACGATGAAGAACATCAATGTCATCATTGCACTTGGAAAAATTGCGCATGATGCTGTGTTCGACTCGATAGTGTCGTTAGGCAAAACTTCGTTGACGAAACGACCTGTGTTCAAACACAATTCTTCCGTGCAACTGAACGAGGACATTATCCTTCTCGCATCGTATCATCCGAGTCAACAAAATACATTTACAAAAAGACTGACACAGCCGATGTTTGACAGTGTTTTCCGAAAAGCAAAAGAGTATTCGAAATAA